The following is a genomic window from Takifugu rubripes chromosome 13, fTakRub1.2, whole genome shotgun sequence.
AGGCTGACAGCAACACTCTGTACAGTACACACTATTGAGGTTGTAAACAgtgtatatatgtattttcttttagtttttaagTCATGTTTCAATCAGAAAGTGGTGTTTGCTCAAACACACCCTCCGTCTGTAActtctgattattattttttttaattcaaacacacacgtactgTTCCAAGATGGCCTCTTTGAGCATCTTTTAGTTGTTTTACAGCCTTCCACGCCCGCAGAAGAGAATGTGATGCTACAGCAGTTGTGCTCCGAGCTGCAGGGAGAAACATTCGCTCCAGTCGTTCGTCACAACAAGCTGATATTTGGCGACTAATGTGTCATTTTATCTGTCGTTGCCTCACGGCGAGCGCTTTGAAGCGCTCACCTCTTGGATGTAAAGCCGGCATCAGACGCCTCGGCGCGCAACAGCTGGGAGACTTTAACCTTTACGTCGGGCCGTCTCGCAGTGTGCAAGGAGCAAGGTAATTAAGCAGCGACGCCGCAGAAAGGTCACCGCATTTGTGCTGGCAAAGAGATAACGGGAAACTTTTAAGGCTTTGTTTATTCTGAGATATTGAACTCGTGATATTGCTGCTTGGAGGTCCTGCGGCGCTCGGTCCGCATGGTGGAAAGAAACAAACGGCGTTTTGTATTGTTTCACACGGGTGGTAAAGTTGGTGGAAGTCTCGGATGATGACCTTTCTGGGAagggaaaaatgaaataaatattgaaCTGTGTTAACAATCGGGTCCGTTGTAAGCTTGTCTGAAGAATTGTCACGTTTGTAATAGACTTTTGTAACCCTCTAATGAATGGATAACAAAAAATGTTGGTTTATGAACTGTTAAATAAAGCATTACTGCCTTTTTCAGTGGTCATTTGGCGAGTTGCTCAGAATCAGTTTGTGCCGTAGGTCATCAGCACGCCTTACAGACCGTTGGCTTCTTCATCTGTGGGAGCGTTTCTGTGTTTTAAGACCTGTTTAAATTTCCAAACGGCATCTTTTCTATAATTCACTCTCTGTGGGGAGCGATACCAGACAGTGCATCTGAGCGAGGCTGTTTAAAGATGCCACCTGTGCAATCAAAAATCACCGAGAAGAGAAAATGAGGCTGTTTGTGAGCTCGCATCAAGCCTGTCAGATCAGCGGTCATCAAAGAAACGTCTCAAAGGTGAACTAGCTTACAGGCCATAAGCAGCTATAAACATGAAATCGATACAACagtgtgtgtcacacatttGCTGTATTTTAATAAAGCTGGAGTAGTTCGAGCCCCCTGTGTCAGAAACACGAGTCGGCACGTCAAAAACATTTTTGCAGTGAACCTGAGCCACTAATGGGTGTAAGTCCTTCAGCTAAAAGAGGACTGTGAGTGTTTCAGGGAACCTTTTAGACCGTTGTCAGAGCTGCAGTTCCCTTCGGATTCCACCTGCAGACAAAACCTGACACTGCTTTGCTGTTTCCTGGTGTATCTGTGGACCCTCTGCCTAGCTGgaacaaaaaataaagcaaatttgATTGTAGAATTGTCTCAAATAACACAAATCATATAAGCGTCTGATTTTTAAAGTGGGCAGAGCTTTTTAAACAAACTCAAACCACTTGTCAGAGATCATATTCATTCCTGCAGCATCCGTAAGTGTTTTTCCAGACGATTGAGATTTTCACCCCGCTGGTCTCCCAGGACGCTGGAGTGTGTGCATTAGCAGCCCTCTGTGAGGCGGACATGCAATGTGGGGATGGAGAGTGATGTTGCATATCTGCACGGTTCTCTCATAGGCATAACATGCAGTACAAGAGCAGATAGTTCTGCGCTGTCACTATTAATCACACACCACATCAACGCGGTGCTGTTAAAAATGTGCTGAGGCTGATGGTGAAATGAAATGTGGACCAGCTAATAATGTCAACATTAAATCTCCACACAGAACTTTAAGTGCTATTTTAAATGGAGTAAAGGTTCTGAAACAAATACCGGTATATAGGAGCTGATTCTGGATGTTGTCCCAAAGATCAGAGTGATACTATACTATGTGTAGTACATTATTATAACGTTGAGGTTTTTTGTCTCATTGCACAGTATCGGCATCACGTGAGAgtagtgtgtgtttattgttctTTCCTAATTGTAAATACATAAAATCGGTGCTGCTGCGACGGTGCTGGAGTTCAACTTTGGCGCTGCAGCGCCACCGTGCGGCCATCTCGAGTACTGTTCCATAAGAGGCGAGGCAGGCCAGGTCAATGCGGTGACCTTGATGCCCACCTCCgtgtattatatatatattatataaaagATCACACATGAAAAGTATTTAACAACTTaagtacttttttttaaaggactgattttattcaaagattttaaatgagagAAAATGGCAGTAGAGATGCAATAAGACTTGtctaataatttaaaaaaaaagttaacaTACAGTATGCAGAGAAACTAAGTTCAGTCAACACACGGGATTGGTCATGGAATGCTGAACGTCCCCAAACGCTCTATACCAATGGGATACTCGACTCAAGGCATGACTTTGGAATACATGCttaaaagtgattaaaatcTGAGCAAATCTGGGGATTCCAGAGATGGATTAGATAGCGACTGGTTATCCTGGAAAGATTGATCCACTCCGCCTCTGCTTCAGAGTCACAAGCGCTTTTCACACAACAATCCAGGAGCTTACAAACAGTGTAAGAACGTCCAAGTAATGTCATAGGAGTGGACATCTAACAAAGTAAATGCACAAAGTTGTTATATTAAACTAATAAAATATCATTGGGTTACACACTAGATAGATGGGCTCCATTTAAATGTGCATGTTTAATAATGGCGCTGCAGAAAAAGAAGCCTACCTGACAAAATGAATTCAAACATAGTTCACCATTTTCAATTAAATTAGCATACAGACAGATTTGAAAGTGCATTCTTCTCGCTTTAAATATTTTGCATTCGTAGCCACTCACTATTCCCACAACTGCATTCTCCAACTCGTGGGAATGGAGGAACTCCCGTCCTGGTCGCGACCGAGCATCAGACAGAAACATTTCAATCCATCACCAGCGGTAATCAGTGCTAAACTGGTCACTACTCACTATTACTGTCTTTGTTGCATCAGCTGAGGTGACTGGCAACAGAAAGGGCAGCAAATATACATAATAAAGGAGAGTGCATGTGAAAATGACACCGGCATAGTAAGAAAGAAATATAAAGACAATGAAAGGCAGACAATTGTATAAGGATTTACCGAACTGTCTATTTGATGCACAGCATGTGAGACAATGACTCTTTCCCCTTCTTCTCTGGTTGCAGAGGACGCACACACTCCTGACTGTGTGTGCTCAATGTGATGAGCATTGGGTTAATTCGAAGGCCTCCGGATGATAAGAATGGGATGGATTTGGGAAGTCAGCCCTCAAGAGGACTTGTGGTCAAACATGTAGTAGCGACACATGATGCCAACAATGGTGGCGATGAGGGCGGGTATCAACCACGTtgtccaggagctgcaggggaaACCACAAGTTACACAGCCTGAGTCACAAAAAGTGCAACAATTAACAGGGCGTTAGCAACAGAACGCGCTTCAGCTGAACCCACCTGGTCTCTTTTGGATCTGTTTGGACTTCCTTCTGTAGCCAAAACCAAAATGGAGCACACATTAGGTTCAGGTAATGAGTGAAGATGGAGGAATGAGCAACAAACAGTGGGTTTACCTTAGCAGAGTCCTTTCTTCTGTCATCCTGcagatatataaaaaaaactatttggTCAAATGTGTGATTTTGGCCATCTCAAGTTAACATTCAAAGCTGCTGTAATACTATATTGGGGTCATCTTGGTGGCACCGACCACCTTTGTGACACCAAATGTAATCATCAACCTGACATTTGAGATAACCCTGAATCATTtgtagaaaaataaacagagaaaatgCTGGGTAAAGTGTTGTGTGCTGGGGGAGAGGGCAGACGTACGAGCTGCTGCAGATTAAAGCTGCCATGAACTTTGTTACGTTTCATTTTACAACAGGACCTGTTGCCTCGTGCAAACTACTAACGAGTGTCATCCTCACGACAACCGCCCTGAAACAAATGAACAAGCCAAGTTtgcccaaaaaaaataaataaaaaaaagtaacaaTCACTACATGACAccatcttgtgactccaaacaaacGGCAGCTTTTTTTCTTGGAAAATATCTGGTGACACAGTCTAATTAGCACGACACGTGCTGATGCTCGGGGGTTTCACGCAGACTACAGAGGGGACTGTGGCTGTAAATCCTGTGTGGAGTCATTCTTACCATGTGGACCTCCCCAATAAGGTACTGCTGGAGCATCTCCCTGGCATCTGTGGAATGACCCACATCCTCGAAGCTCTCTGTGGCGTCTCCGCCTGCCTGCTCCAGCAAAACCTCCTCGCCTCCTGGATGCTGAAGGCACAGAGAACTTTAGAACACCAGCTGATATTCACAATCGGCAGGGtgcagcctgaacacacacattccgCCATTAAACAGCAGGAGGAATTACTGGGAATACGTTGTAGGCACACCATATAATTCCAGTTTTGGAAGTAAACTAAAGTACATCACTCCCTAAAAATCAATTGGTAGACTGTATAAACGTTAAATTATATTCTGAATGTCTAACTGGAGCCAAGTGCTAGAAAGTCCGACTGTCTAGGATGTGAACACCGTAAACACACACGAGTAGTCGAAAGGTGAACAATCGGCCATTCATTCCACGGCGTTATGCAAGCACACATTTGAGGCAAAGACAAGAAATAATATAGGTGTAACAACACCCCATTTATTTCTTACCTCTTCGAGAAAACGTGTGATGTCATACACCTTGTCGTGAATGACGAGCCATGTATCGCTGCTCATATTATGCGCTCCTATTTCTTCTAAAGTGAAATATTTCACATCACCTTCCACTGGTCCACCATTTTCTCCAACATTGGTTTCGACAGCCCCCGTGCAGGCGTCGGACACGTTTTCGTTCATTGTTCCCACACTGTCTTACGTTAATGGAAGTAATTGTAGTAGCTGATAACGAGCGATTTGCAAATGCTAGCTCCTGCTAGCCAACTAGAATATTAACGCAACGCTAGCTAACGAGTCACGCTTGAATCGGTTTTCTCCTTCCTGGGGGACGTTTTCCAAAAAGCTCCAAAGGTCGCGGTTGAAAGTTGAATAACAGTGTTACCACGGAATTTGTATAGGCATAACGCTAAATGCTTTATCGACAACGCATGTTACGTATCCTGTCGGCAGGCGTGTGAAACTGACCAATCACAGCACGCCGACCCGaggtcagccaatcagaaacgCCCGATTGGTGGCCAGACAAGGAAATTTGCAAAACTGTCAAGTATGCGCCGTCATTGCGCAATGCAAACGCAAAAATAATACGCATTGTGATATTCCTCAACACAACCATAGCACTAAAACAATGTGGGTATACCATATACACACCTATAAGTATACACGCAGTCTAAAGCAAGGATGGTTGGATGGTTACCTACAGGAATAGCGGGTGGACCTCTATGTATACTGATAGGGGACCCATGAAGCACATGCATGGCACTGATAATCTCTGTTTGTTGATGACTGCGTAGATATTATTGCATGCCATTAATACCTGAGAAAACATTGTTTGTGAAAACATTTTACAGTAAACACTGTTTACCATTTTACTCTTTGTAAAGACAATTCAATGGGTTGTCCTGCATTCCAAGCAATCATTTCTTATTCAGAATACGAAATTAACTAACACAAAACTATATTCTAAATAGGTCACTATGCTTTGATAGAACGTTATCATTCAACTTCAGATTTCAACAAGCTGTTGGGAAATAGAAGTTTGGTCATGGTCTGTTTAAATTCACAAGATATGAAAGCGAACGTTGTTAATTGTATCAAtgcaaatgttctttttttaaataaagatttccCCACGCGCACCCCAATGTCAAGTTaggtttttaaataaagtttttgcaTTTCGTTGTCCCCGGGAATTGTGGGATTGCAATGGCGGCTCCCTTGTCTGTAAACAACGTTTTCTTTTCGAAAGCGCTAGTTTAGCTATTTTACAGCCGCTAATATCTACCTGCACTTCATTTCACAGAATCTCTTAAATTTGTTTTCGAAGGTGTTTGCTGCTTATTCATAGAAAACGAGGGAGTCTTATTTGCCCAAAGGTGGTGTGATTTGGGGCAAATCGGGGAATCGCCGCCGTCTTGCTAGCAGCGAACAGCCCTGAAAACGTACGTAAGTTATTAGCTCTTTTAATGTACTGCGATTTGTACCATCTCCTTTGAATACGTATTTGATAATGTACATTTAGAACTGTTGATGGTGAGATGGATTTGGGCCTTGACAGAAGGGGCAATTGGTGAGACGATGCCGTGTGATCCGTGTTTTTTGGCTTGTTTCCGAGCAGCTCCTgaagatcattttaaatatagaGTTTGTTTTCCATGGAAACTTCGCCAGTAATGTCTTATTCAACGATGGAATGTAAATCCATGTTAAATGTTAAGCCAATTTTATCAGGATCACCGCAGGAGTACGTGGCCCTGTTGTAGCGTTGGTGGATGAGTAACCACCAAATATAAGGAATACAGAACTATAGTTTCTCTAATGTTTTAATAATGATTACTTCACATGTCGGTTGTTTTATAGGAATATAGTTTTTCAGTTAACTACAGATGTCACAATTTACGGATAATTATTTGATGACCAATTGTCGTCAATTGAAACTGAATTGTCACCTAATTATTGTGGTTTGTAACTTTAATGGCATCTTAACGTCCCTTTAGAACGGTTCAATTTTAATTAATCAGTAAACAGATGCATCACGTTTATCTGTCTGAAATTTAGGGAAAATAATGTCAATGTATTTCCCTACCCTTCTTTTTACACAAAACATTTGATAGTTACTAGTTTATTACATGTGATAAATttagttttaatatttattggAATTTCCAaagatttcttttatttcaggtTTTGCGCCCCTGTTTACTGAGTTACATTAAAAAGCACTCTTTTATTAAACATCTGGCAATGAAATAGCCCTTCAGTAAAATTtaattttttgtattttcttacGGAATGTTGTGTTTCTATTCCGTTTTAGCAATGTGGGGGATGCATAGACCCCAGAATGATCAAAGAGATTTAAAGCTAACAGTATTTAATGAGTTACTGCTGCTGAGTTACTGCTGATACGAGAAGACAAATATTCAggagtgatttaaaaaaaaagtgtccttAGTCCTTATATTGAGTGGATTGTAGTGCAACACCTtcacacattttacatttatcaCTCCTGTCTCACAGATGATGGACGATGACGTGTCCATGCATAGACTCGAGGGAGAGGACCCAACTGCTCAAATTGGTGGACTGATAGTAAAGAAGAAgagtgctgctgcagagccgcaCGTGTTTCGTGCACCCACCCCACGTACCTCCTTACTGGGTTTGGATTTGCTGGCTGCCCAAAAAAGGAGGGAGCGTGAGGAACAGGCTGATAATGAGAGGAATAGCAAGAAATCAAAGGTTTCTTCCTACAAGGAATGGGAGGAAGCTAAAAGTGATTCTGggtctgatgaagaagaggatgaaaagGACAAACATGCTAAGAAAGAGAGGTAGTTGTCAGTCGCTCATACAGAATGATATTTATTCCAATGTTTAGATTTACCTTTACACACACGGATCTTCCTGTAAAACCTTTCTTTGATTATAAATAATTAAGAGAAACATATGACACAAAAATGATAATTATAGTAGCATTGCAATTATTTTCATGATCTAAATATTTATTCATAACTGTTTCACCtaaaggaaaaaacaatctTCATGACTGAGCCAAATTTTCTGATTGTGATCTAATCGTagttctgctgcagctactCGTATCTTAACGTTTTCTATTGCTCTTGGTTTGCAGGAAGTATCGTGTGACGGGCTCCGAAACGCCCTCAAACCCCGGAGGGGTCAGTGAAGAGTTCCGTCGCAgacaccagcagagggagaaggacCGACGTGAGCACGGCGTCTACGCCTCCTCCAAGGAGGAGCGGAACCgggaaaaagacagagaaaagaacAGAGACAGGGAACGAGACCGAAGGAGTGAAAGAGGTACTTTCACCTAGCAAGGAGAAGTTTGAATCATTTGCTtgtttaaatgtaataaaacgTACGTTAAACCAGTTGCCAGAACTACATGCAGTTAaattttgtgatgtttctcaaactaagcatctttttaaaaacattcaaaGTTCTTTATGTTTCTGCTGTCTGAAAGATGACAGAGGGAACAGCCAGAGCCGTTCAGAACGTGGGGAGAGAAGCGAGCGCTCTATGAGGGATGGCTGGTCCGGACGCCTCAGCCGGGGGATCAGGAGAGATGAACCCTTGACACCTCAGCATCACCCTAAAGGTCAGCTTGTTTGATTCATTATCTTCCTCACGTTTCAGGCAAGTTAACGTTTTAGTTTTGCACAGGTTCTTTCACGCCTTCCCGCTCCAACTGGGAAGAGGATGACAGCGGTTTCGGCAGTTCACGGCATTCCCAGTGGGagtctccctctcctgctccgtCTGGCAAAGAGACAGATCGCTCTGAGCGTAGCCAGCGTTCCGGCCaagagagcgagaggagggACAGGTAATCCGTTTGATAGtatttcattcttttaaatattttcacatCTTTAAATTTGCTACAAAAGATAAATGCCCACCTGATATTAttcaatgtgtttatttgcacttCAAGTTGTTCAAGCTAAACCATCTGCCATGTGTGTAGGTCAGTCAGAGGCCGTTACCCCAACGACACCCCTCTACCTACCCCATCATACAAGTACAACGAGTGGGCCAACGACAGAAAGCATTTAGGATCTACACCTCGCTTATCACAAGGAAAAGGTATGACCCTGAAAGCCTGATAAAGCTTGACAATGTGAGTTTTTAACATCTGACACATCTGGGTTTGACATCCTTCTCCGTGCTGCTATGGATCTATGGATACAAATCTATGGAATCGTAGATCTATGGCACACCTTGTTGTGTAAGAATATAAACTTAATTCTGTTTCCGATTCAATCGTGTGTACAAAATATTGTCTTCCCCAGCGAGGAAAGGTGATGGCGAGGGCGGAATCCTGTTTGATAATGAAGACGAGAaggagcagtgggaggaggacCAGAAAGTGAGTGATGCACCTGATGATCACCATTTGATGGCGGCGGTGCGCTTGTTTTGACGTTCCTAACTGTGTCGGATCGGTTCGACAGCAAGCCGACAGAGATTGGTACATGATGGATGAAGGCTACGATGAGTTCCACAACCCCTTCACTATGACCTCTGAGGAATACATTAagaagagggagcagatccTTCAGAAGCAGACTCAGAAAAGAATCTCAGCCCAGAAACGACAGATAAATGAGGTAACTAGTGAGCCAAAGAAATGTATCTGGCGTCCGTGTGTAgtttatgtgtgtatttatcATAGCTGCACATATACCGCTGGATTTTGGTGTCTTTAGGACtatctgtgtgtttctgcctccaGGATAATGAGCGGTGGGAGACCAACCGCATGCTGACCAGCGGTGTGGTGCAGAGGTTGGAGGTGGATGAAGACTTTGAGGAAGATAATGCTGCTAAAGTTCACCTGTTGGTTCACAACCTGGTCCCTCCCTTCCTGGATGGACGGATAGTCTTCACCAAGCAGGTAAGCAACGCggacagagaaaacaggaatCGTTGTCTCTTCTGTCTTTGGATTTAGGCCGAACGTTTGTTTGTCGTCTGTTGCAGCCAGAACCGATCATCCCTGTGAAAGATCCGACCTCTGACATGGCAATTATTTCCCGGAAAGGCAGCCAGCTTGTCCGCAAACACCGTGAGCAGAAAGAACGCAAAAAGGTTGGTGCTCCAGGAGGCACTGGCTGTCTGGTCATTTGTGACGGTAAACTGAGGATATTGCAGATTGGTatacaaaaaacaacaattcgGAGGCGTAAACTTTCTCCCATTTTATAATGATAATGACAAAAATAAGAGGAAACAGGATTGATGCTGCTTGCAGGTAATCATATTGATGTTGTTAGCTGAATTTGATGATAAGACCTTAATAATGTGTGTATCTGCCTGTGGTCTCCATACTCTGGGAAAGGTTAATGATATTTTTGGGATGAACCATCTTTGTTCTAATGAAACCAGCTCTGTCTGACTTCGTCACTTTGATAAGCATTTTATTCATGTGCCATGTACCAAAGGATTGATGATTAGAAGTGATTTAGAACGTGTCTGTGAGCTCTGGGTAAATGGTACATAAAATCATACcaattaaatatataaatgtcaCTGCTGACTATAGTTTTGTACTCTGCACATTAATTACTCAAATGATGTTTAATAATGATATTTTCAGGCTCAGCATAAACACTGGGAACTGGCTGGCACAAAGCTGGGGGACATCATGGGCataaagaagaaagaggaagaagatgtcTGTGGAGGCAAGCCTGTTGGAGAGGATGGCAAAGTAGACTACAGGTGTGCAGTGTTCGTGTGTTGGGTCAGCACACAGTCTTTGCATGCGAGTTATGGCAGCagattttattcatattttcccCTTGGTGTTATAGAGCTGAGCAGAAATTTGCAGAacacatgaaagaaaagaatgagGCCCGCAGTGAGTTTGCCAAGAAGAAAAGTCTTCTGGAACAGAGACAGTACTTACCTATATTTGCTGTGAGACAACAACTTCTTAACATCATCAGGTGTCTATCTTCCACCTTCTTTGTCGTCGTTCAATCCAAACAtctctatttttttcctttaaatccaCAATATTAGATGGACGATTGCTTCCTGACAGACATTCCTTTCTTGCCATTTACAGGGACAACAACATAGTGATCGTTGTTGGAGAGACGGGCAGTGGGAAGACCACCCAGCTGACACAGTACCTGCACGAGGATGGCTACACAAGCTATGGCATGGTAGGTTGTACCCAGCCCCGAAGAGTGGCAGCCATGAGCGTGGCCAAGAGAGTCAGCGAAGAGATCGGCTCCAACCTCGGAGATGAGGTGAGAATAGCGAACTTCTGGAATAAGGAGGGTATTTATTTAGTGTCTTATTGATTTTTACAAACACAATATTTGGTCATTTCTTTGTGATTAGTTTAGTAGTTTTCCTGTATCTAACAGGGAATATGCCACTGAGACGGGTAAACACGATAGACAATGAGTAAAAAGGAGTCACTACACAATTCATCCTCTGTGCTCCATTAGCACCATTTTAAAGATCTCTCCAAACCACCAGTTTGCGGCCTTTGTGAAATACTATCCAACACCTCCATCTAGTGGATGAAACGACGTATTACATTTTCAATTACCTGACCTGAAGATAATTATCTCGGGAAAACTAAATTGTTCTTGATAGAAGCAACAAAGACCACGAAATTCACCGGTAGaattaatttgaatttgatATGTGTTCTTGGCAAATGCGGTCAGCAGATATTTTCATTCATATGTTCATGCATATAAATTGAAGTGTATAATCTGACCTTGTTGCTCCCAGGTTGGTTATGCTATCCGTTTTGAGGACTGCACGTCTGAGAAAACTTTAATAAAGTACATGACAGACGGGATCCTGCTGAGGGAATCACTGAGGGAGTCCGATCTGGACCACTACAGCGCTGTTATCATGGACGAGGCTCACGAACGCTCCCTCAACACGGATGTTCTCTTTGGCCTGCTGCGTGAGGTGCTAATACAGTTAGTTCAAACAGTTTATAAGTGGCAGAATATCACGTGAACCTGATTCCTGATACCGTCTTTCTCTCGTCCACTGTCTTTCCCCTTCAGGTGGTATCCCGACGTACAGATTTGAAACTCATCGTTACCTCGGCAACCATGGACTCGGACAAGTTCGCTGCATTTTTTGGCAATGTACCTATATTTCACATCCCAGGAAGGACGTTTCCTGTAGACATCTTGTTTAGCAAGGTAGGTTTTCTGTCTGTTCGTCTGCAAAATGAATCTGGCTGCAGAATTTTTAAGGCTACATTTCAGCCCCTGCAGtgaataataaatgttttagtATGACTCTAATATACAGTTTCTC
Proteins encoded in this region:
- the cyb5b gene encoding cytochrome b5 type B; its protein translation is MNENVSDACTGAVETNVGENGGPVEGDVKYFTLEEIGAHNMSSDTWLVIHDKVYDITRFLEEHPGGEEVLLEQAGGDATESFEDVGHSTDAREMLQQYLIGEVHMDDRRKDSAKKEVQTDPKETSSWTTWLIPALIATIVGIMCRYYMFDHKSS
- the dhx38 gene encoding pre-mRNA-splicing factor ATP-dependent RNA helicase PRP16, translated to MMDDDVSMHRLEGEDPTAQIGGLIVKKKSAAAEPHVFRAPTPRTSLLGLDLLAAQKRREREEQADNERNSKKSKVSSYKEWEEAKSDSGSDEEEDEKDKHAKKERKYRVTGSETPSNPGGVSEEFRRRHQQREKDRREHGVYASSKEERNREKDREKNRDRERDRRSERDDRGNSQSRSERGERSERSMRDGWSGRLSRGIRRDEPLTPQHHPKGSFTPSRSNWEEDDSGFGSSRHSQWESPSPAPSGKETDRSERSQRSGQESERRDRSVRGRYPNDTPLPTPSYKYNEWANDRKHLGSTPRLSQGKARKGDGEGGILFDNEDEKEQWEEDQKQADRDWYMMDEGYDEFHNPFTMTSEEYIKKREQILQKQTQKRISAQKRQINEDNERWETNRMLTSGVVQRLEVDEDFEEDNAAKVHLLVHNLVPPFLDGRIVFTKQPEPIIPVKDPTSDMAIISRKGSQLVRKHREQKERKKAQHKHWELAGTKLGDIMGIKKKEEEDVCGGKPVGEDGKVDYRAEQKFAEHMKEKNEARSEFAKKKSLLEQRQYLPIFAVRQQLLNIIRDNNIVIVVGETGSGKTTQLTQYLHEDGYTSYGMVGCTQPRRVAAMSVAKRVSEEIGSNLGDEVGYAIRFEDCTSEKTLIKYMTDGILLRESLRESDLDHYSAVIMDEAHERSLNTDVLFGLLREVVSRRTDLKLIVTSATMDSDKFAAFFGNVPIFHIPGRTFPVDILFSKTPQEDYVEAAVKQALQIHLSGLMGDILIFMPGQEDIEVTSDQIVERLEELENAPALAVLPIYSQLPSDLQAKIFQKAPDGVRKCIVATNIAETSLTVDGIMFVVDSGYCKLKVFNPRIGMDALQVFPISQANANQRSGRAGRTGPGQCYRLYTQSAYKNEMLTTTIPEIQRTNLANVVLLLKSLGVQDLLLFHFMDPPPEDNMLNSMYQLWILGALDNTGALTPTGRLMVEFPLDPALSKMLIVSCDMCCSADILIIVSMLSVPAIFYRPKGREEESDQVREKFSVPESDHLTYLNVYMQWKNNNYSSIWCNDHFIHTKAMRKVREVRSQLKDIMVQQKMNLVSCGSDWDIIRKCICAAYFHQAAKLKGIGEYVNVRTGMPCHLHPTSSLFGMGYTPDYIIYHELVMTTKEYMQCVTAVDGEWLAELGPMFYSVKQAGKSRQENRRRAREEISSMETEMSMAEQQLRARREEQEKKSNLGSVRAVKICTPGRKEEAPMTPKRTPARFGL